The genomic window CGGTGAGGGCGTGTGATATGGCCCGTGCCGGCTCGACACCGGTTTGGCTGATGCGCGGCAGACTCGCTGCCTTCTCGGCGGGGATATTGAGTTCTTTTCCTTCTGCGGTGACGGCCCGGCACTCACCTTTAGAGCCAAGACATGCGACGGGGACGGCCTCGGTGATGGCGATCTTCAGACTATGGCGATATTCCTTGGTGATGTTTACCCCTGCCACCTCGGGCAGCGCAGCAGTAATCTCGTGTTCCAGGGCGTCAGTGTTCAGGAGCAGCAAGTTATCGCCACTGTGCTCTGCGAGAAGAGCCTCCAGCTTTGCCCGATCCACGATGGAGGAAGCTGAGTAGCCTGTGATCTGCTCCGGCGCGAACTGATAGCGCAGGAGCGGCGAGCCGAGGACTATCCATCCGACAAACGCGACGACGGCTACTACACCCGCAGCGATGCCTAGGCGCTTGACTCTGATGCGGCGCACCTCCTGCCTGCGCTCCACACGGCGGGCGTCGAGTTCTCCAGCCTGTGTGCGAGAGGTCCTGGAAGCCACGCCCGAGACAGCGGCGCGCGCGCGGCTGACCAGGCCCACGCCACGAGCAAGCAGGCCGGTCTTTTCTGGCTCTTCTGCAGGCTCTAGGCGCGCTGTAGGCCAGGACGTCTCCTCCCCGTTATCGCACCCGGCGCGAGGTGCGACGGCCTGTGTGGCCACCTCGCGGCCATCGCCGCCGTCGGATACCGGATGATCGGCACTGGCGTTTTCCAGGAGCTCCTCATCGAGGGGAGCCATGGGCGCAGTCGGGACGTAGTCCTGCGGGCTCGGTGTGCCTTGGACGAGCTCTCCCCCGCCGTCGCGCTCGGCTGGAGCGGCGGCGATACGGCGGGGCTTCTTTGGCGGACGTGGGGCTCTCATAGCGCCTGCACCACGACGTCGACCAGCTCAGTCACGTCGCCAGCCCCCATGGTCAATACGATGTCTCCAGGCATGGAGAGTTCGGCGATACGCTGCGCAGCGCGGACTCGATCAGCGACATATTCTGCCTCTGGCAACAGCTCAGTAATGACGGTGGCCTCGGCCCCATCCGAGGGAACCTCGCGAGCCGCGTAAACCGACGTCACGACGACAGAGTCGGCCAACGTGAGCGCCTGGGCAAACTCCTTGGCGAACATCTGGGTGCGCGAGTACAGGTGTGGCTGGAACAGGACGCGGACGCCTGCGGTTGTCTCTTTGCGGGCTGCGGTCAGCGTGGCGCGCACCTCGGTCGGATGATGTGCGTAATCATCGATGAGGCGCCGACCAGCAACTTCGGCGCGGAGTTCAAACCTGCGACCAGTGCCGCGGAAGCGCTTGAGCGCCTGAGCCATGTCGGTCGGCTCTTCGCCGAGTTCAATCCCGACCAGGAGTGCCCCCGTGGCGTTCAGGATGTTGTGGGCGCCGGGTACAGACAGTTCGAGGGCAATCGGCTTTCCGCGGAACAGGATCTGCGCCCCGCCGTCGGTGTCCGTCACACTGGCGTGGTTGTCGAGGCCAGAACCGCGGCCGTACGTCCACGTGCGGATGCCTTCCTCACGCGCGCGCCGCGCCAGCTCGAGGGCGCCTGGACTGTCCGCACAGCAGATGAGCAGGCCGCCAAATTCGATCTTGCGAGCGAACTCGACAAAGGCTTGCTGGAAGGCTTGAGCAGAGCCGTAGTGGTCGAGATGGTCAGGCTCGACGTTCGTCACGAGCGCCACACGCGGGGCGTAGTTGAGAAACGAACCGTCGGATTCGTCAGCCTCAGCGATGAAAACAGACCCGTTCCCCAGGTGTGCGCCAGAGGCGCCGCCGGCCAGCTGGCCTCCGATAGCATGCGATGGGTCCCGGCCAAGGCTCGAGAAGGCGACCGCGAGCATGCCCGACGTCGTCGTCTTGCCATGGGCGCCCGCCACGGCAACAAAATCCTTGCCCGACGCGGCCAACGCGAGAGCCTGGCTGCGGTGGATAATCTCTTGGCCGCGTTTGCGGGCCACAGCGAGCTCCGGATTATCGGGCTTGATTGCTGTGGAGACCACGACGGTCGCGCACGGATCGACGTGGGCGGCGTCGTGCCCGACAAAGACCTCTGCCCCCACTTTTCTCAGACGCTGCAGGGCGCCAGAGTCCTGCCGGTCGGAGCCAGTTACATGGTGTCCACGCTCGATGAGGAGCTCCCCGACGACGGACATGCCAGCACCGCCAGCGCCAATCAAGTGGTACATCATCGTTCCTCCGCAAGATGGAGCGCAATGCCCGCCAAACGGCTAGCCGCATTGAGCGGCGATACGCCGGTAGAGCGTTGCGCCATGAGCTCAAGGCGGTCGCCGTCAAAGAGCGGAATGATGTGCGAGCGAACCTTCTCTACCGTGAGACTCTTATTGTCGATGAGGAGGGCACCGCCGGCGTTGACGACGTCGCGAGCATTGAGCGCCTGTTCGCCGTTGCCTACCGGAAGCGGCACGAAAACGGCGGGAATGCCAAGGGCTGACAGCTCGGCCACCATGCCAGCTCCCGCACGGGACACCGCCAAATCCGCCACTGCATAGGCGCTGTCCATGTCGGTCAGGTAATCGAGGACGACGTACCCATCGTCCGGCACCATCGCCCGCACTGCCTCGTCCTTGCCCTTACCCGTCACGTGAATCACTTGGATGCCGGCTGCTCGAATATCCTGGGCCGCCTGGGCAAAGACCTCGTTGAGGCGTAGAGCCCCCGAAGAGCCCCCTGTTACGAGCATGACCGGCTCGTCCGGGTCAAGGCCAAACCGCGCAGCTGCCTCTTTGCGTAGACTCTTGCGGCCGCCAGGTCGCGTCGCAAGCTGCTCGATGGCACGGTTGAGCGGTAGCCCGACACTGACCGTCATTCCCTTCTTCGCACGCAACGGAGTAGAGGGGAAGGTTAGCGCGACGGTGGAAGCAAATCGTGCACCTAACTTGTTAGCCATCCCTGGGCGCGCATTACCTTCGTGGACGATGATCGGAAGGTTACGTTTGTGCGCGGCGAGGTAGACCGGAGTGGAGACGTAGCCGCCAAATCCAATGACGACGTCGGCAGCGTGGCGATCTAGGATGTCCCCCGCCTCCGCTATAGCGCCACGAAAGCGGACGGGGAACTTCACATTCTCAAGAGAGGGTTTGCGTGGAAGCGGCACGCGCGCGATAGTCTCCAGTGCGATCCCAGCGGCCGGGACGAGCGTGGTCTCCAGTCCCGCCTGCGTCCCGACGGCCACCACCTTTGTGCCCGGGTATTCTTCAGTAATGGCATGTGCCGTGGCCAGCAGCGGGTTGACATGCCCAGCTGTTCCCCCGCCTGCAAGTACGATCGCCATTATCCGTTGCTCCTCACTAGCGTACGTATCCGTTGCACAAGACTACCGCGAACCCGCCAGCTCTCTCGAACGCCCGGCACGGCGAGCGCTGCGGAGGCCACGCAGCCAATCATCGCCAAAGTAGCGAGCATTGACGATCCACCCATGGAGATAAACGGCAACGGAACGCCAAATACGGGCAGTAGGCCAGTGACGACGAACATGTTGGCAAACGCTTGGCCGCACAGCCATAGCACCGCACCGGCCGCCATGAGCTGCCCGTACCGCGTGGGATGCTTGCGGCAGATCTCGATCAGCGCCCAGCCAAGAGCGATGAACAGGGCAATGACGGTCAAGGCGCCGAGGAGCCCCAACTCCTCACCGATGACGGCGAAGATAAAGTCCGTATGCGCTTCGGACAGATCGCGCCATTTTTCCTTACCGGCCCCGATACCGGCGCCGGTAATGCCGCCAGTGCCAAAGGCAAACTGCGCGAACTCGGTCTGGGTGGGGGCAATCGTGTCGG from Trueperella pyogenes includes these protein-coding regions:
- a CDS encoding cell division protein FtsQ/DivIB; amino-acid sequence: MRAPRPPKKPRRIAAAPAERDGGGELVQGTPSPQDYVPTAPMAPLDEELLENASADHPVSDGGDGREVATQAVAPRAGCDNGEETSWPTARLEPAEEPEKTGLLARGVGLVSRARAAVSGVASRTSRTQAGELDARRVERRQEVRRIRVKRLGIAAGVVAVVAFVGWIVLGSPLLRYQFAPEQITGYSASSIVDRAKLEALLAEHSGDNLLLLNTDALEHEITAALPEVAGVNITKEYRHSLKIAITEAVPVACLGSKGECRAVTAEGKELNIPAEKAASLPRISQTGVEPARAISHALTVLGALQQGVLDQVAEVAVAKGDLLTLKLADGRTVYWGGSERASFKAAVLAVLLTQPARYFDVSVPDAPVSR
- the murC gene encoding UDP-N-acetylmuramate--L-alanine ligase codes for the protein MMYHLIGAGGAGMSVVGELLIERGHHVTGSDRQDSGALQRLRKVGAEVFVGHDAAHVDPCATVVVSTAIKPDNPELAVARKRGQEIIHRSQALALAASGKDFVAVAGAHGKTTTSGMLAVAFSSLGRDPSHAIGGQLAGGASGAHLGNGSVFIAEADESDGSFLNYAPRVALVTNVEPDHLDHYGSAQAFQQAFVEFARKIEFGGLLICCADSPGALELARRAREEGIRTWTYGRGSGLDNHASVTDTDGGAQILFRGKPIALELSVPGAHNILNATGALLVGIELGEEPTDMAQALKRFRGTGRRFELRAEVAGRRLIDDYAHHPTEVRATLTAARKETTAGVRVLFQPHLYSRTQMFAKEFAQALTLADSVVVTSVYAAREVPSDGAEATVITELLPEAEYVADRVRAAQRIAELSMPGDIVLTMGAGDVTELVDVVVQAL
- the murG gene encoding undecaprenyldiphospho-muramoylpentapeptide beta-N-acetylglucosaminyltransferase; this encodes MAIVLAGGGTAGHVNPLLATAHAITEEYPGTKVVAVGTQAGLETTLVPAAGIALETIARVPLPRKPSLENVKFPVRFRGAIAEAGDILDRHAADVVIGFGGYVSTPVYLAAHKRNLPIIVHEGNARPGMANKLGARFASTVALTFPSTPLRAKKGMTVSVGLPLNRAIEQLATRPGGRKSLRKEAAARFGLDPDEPVMLVTGGSSGALRLNEVFAQAAQDIRAAGIQVIHVTGKGKDEAVRAMVPDDGYVVLDYLTDMDSAYAVADLAVSRAGAGMVAELSALGIPAVFVPLPVGNGEQALNARDVVNAGGALLIDNKSLTVEKVRSHIIPLFDGDRLELMAQRSTGVSPLNAASRLAGIALHLAEER